The Capsicum annuum cultivar UCD-10X-F1 chromosome 1, UCD10Xv1.1, whole genome shotgun sequence sequence TACCTCAAACATAATAGACcatttatatctttttctctaaAAGGAAAAAAGGATTCACTGAGTGTACCAAAGTCGGTTAGGCGGTGAGGCATGATGCGTCTAAAGTGGACCATACTGTATATACCTTGAAGAATCCTGCGTGTACACTACAACTATTGGGTTCCTTTTCCTCTCtctaaagaaaaaggaaagttaAAAAATTCCACCTACTGCTgctactcctcctctttctctcTGAAGTTTTTTATCGAGCATATCCATCTACTTATTACAAcaattttttgtgtatttatttagCATTTAGGATATAATTTTGGACCTAAGCGTTGTTTAATGACAAATTATGTGGAGGATTTATGGTCTTTACTGAATTTTAACTTCAggtattccattattattattattattattattattattattttaatttctgtttATCTTACTGTTAGTCTAGATTTATTGTGCAGTTTAAgtctctagtttttttttttcttttttggtaaccGTAGTGTTTGAACCAATTTTGCCCACTATTAAATCCATGATATACCTGCCACCTGCCACTTCAAGGTGTTTACTAGGCAACACGGCCTTGGGTGCATTAAATCTGTAGTTGTATATCTAAGATTTTGATAGTTCCGGATCTTAAGGGTTTTGCGCTGCATTTTGCTTCTGCTTATTTGGTACTTGGCATTTTTTGATAGGGGAAAGAAAAACTACTATTGAAAACTTGGATATATGCAAACGCGAAAGTAGGATTTCTAGCACATAGGGcaccactaaaaaaaaaaaggaggaaaaaacgTAGTCCTAGTCGTCTAGGTAAATGACTTAACATCCAGCCAAGTGCCAACTGATAATATTATACTActagatttagaaaatatattcataatatatgtAGTTTTACGGAGAGACCACGGGTTCATGtgccccatatatatatatatatgcatttattCTAGCCGATAAGGATCTGAATTAGAGATTGTTGGATGATCAGCCCATATACTTGCTTATTGtcatttcttttataaaaatgaGTATTTCTTTCCCTATAGAAGAAAGacctataatttattttagttattaataGCAAAAGAAATATTGATATAAGTTATATACACTTGAGCTCTTTATTGATAAAAACTAAAAGCTATATATAATTGGTTGGTTGTAGCTGCTATTTAAGTAGCTAGATGTATACACATTATCTATAATCTCAGTGTATAATagttaaatcaagaaataatgtttttgattaattttcGCTTGTTAAGGTATAGTTTACTTTGAATGTAAGCCCCTTTTTTCATGGAAAGAATGTTAGTTGGAATAGAGGAAAACAAAATTAGGTGGATTTTACTGCGTTGCCTCCATCTTCATGGCGACACTTGAGTTTACTAGAAAAGATATTTTCTTCTTGTCACAGATAAAAGACAGGAGTTTGAGGTGAAATAGTTTCCTTCTTGTCCACCACTAAGTTCATGATCTAACATCTTGATTAGGAGAGTTTTATGGGTTAAATGAACTAGACGATTCTGTCATGTGATGAACTGACTAGGTTATCTGTGAAGATGGAAAGCTTGTGATTCTAGAAATTGGAGGGAAAGAGTTGCTGAATCATACTATGGCTGACTGTCACTTTATATGTTCTGTTCTAAAAATTTTACTTGTGTGATAGAGGTTCCAGGTTAGACATAGTCTAGGGAAATGAGTGGACCcattcttctatttcttctctaaattGGCAAATGATAATGTGATCACAATGAAAGCAATTGTGAGGCATTTGAAGATATTTCAGTTTGCCTTTGTTATCATGGCATTTAGAGCGTGCAGTTTATGAGTTATGACATGGGTATGAGATTCTGCATTTGTTTAGTagtgaatttcactcattttgCTAGATTATTAGCTGTAATCTTTGCCAGTACTCATATGAAGGTTGCTTTTTTTCACGATATGCAGAGACATCTTGACCATTGGTTTGTTTATGTTTCTTGAAAGAGAAAATGTTGCATTCAGAACTTCCCGATTAACAGATGAAGAATGTTATGCTCCTATTAGATTGTTCTATCTCTGTCTCTTACAAATAAGATAAGAAGCCATTTATTTTAGGTATATCTAGACCACAAAGGTAGAGTTAAGGTCTGATTACATCCTAGCCTCCCTAgactccacttgtgggattacactgggtatgttgttgtttttggatATGTACAACACAATATCTGAGGCAATTTTGGATTGTATAGTGTCGTCTTAAATCTCTTAATTAGCCCTTTGACTGAAATTGTTACAGGTACTCATAATGTTCATGTGATCTGCTCAACTGGTGTAGCATCAGCAGCTTAAAGGTACTGATTGTGTGTCTCCATGTTGCCAGAGGGTTAGTGGACGGATGGCTTATGCAAAGGCTGCCTCTCGTCTCAAGGGTACAGTACTGTACTTGTATGCTAGATTTATCTTATTAGAGATCTGGGAAGAAAATTGTGGACTTCCTATGTGCCATCAGTTGTAAATGTACTCTATTTTCTTTGCGGCTTTCTGCTTTGTCTCCTAAAGAATGACATCCAAACTATTCAAATGTTAGCCGACATAATATAGCTGTCAGTTGTGGAGAAGGTTGTACAAATTTTTGGTTGCATATTCTCATTACTTCCTGATAGTGgctattatgttattttttcctGAATGAATATGAGCAAGTTGCCTTGCAATAATTGATTTTTCCTTGTGCTTTCTTAGAATCACTGTTACATCTGTACTATGCTAAAAAATCTGTAAAGATTCAAAGCTAGTATTTGCTcaaattaatttcatgaaattacCACTTCACGGATGCAATTTGATATTCCACTCCTGCTTATGCGTGTGAACGTGTATCGTATCCAGGTCTCTGCTTGTCTATATATACTGAAAGGTGACTTGCATCTGATTGCAGGTTCATTGATCCATCAGCTGCTAGTAATTGCTCTCTGTCTGGCCAGCTATCAGAATGTAGTGGCTCTGCATGTGCCGCATGAGCCAACCCAAACTTCCTCCACATCTGAACAGGCCAGCCCTCCCAAAAGTGGAATCTTTGAACCAATTGAGATATCACCTGCTGTCATCCCTCATTATCCTTCCCCGGAGAAATCATTGCCGCCAATGTATCCTTCCTTACCGAAGGCATATGACCCTGTCTTGACTGGAAGATGCCCTGTAAATTTCTCTGTCATTTCAAGCATCACAGAAAAAACAGCATCAGATTGTACGCAATCTTTGTCAACGGTAGTAGGAAATGTAATATGCTGCCCACAATTCAATAGCTTACTCCACATATTTCAGGGATTTTACAGCAATCGCTCTGATACTTTAGTTTTACAAAGTGCGGTAGCGGATGATTGTTTTAGAGATATCATCAGTATATTAGCTAGTAAAGGAGCAAATAGCTCCATTTCTGGTCTGTGCTCTGTGAAGTCATCAAATCTAACTGGTGGGTCTTGCCCTGTGAAGGACATTGGTACTTTTGAAAAAATAGTGAATACAAGCAAGTTGTTGGAGTCCTGTAGCACAGTTGATTCTCTTAAAGAATGTTGTAGGCCTGTCTGCCAGCCTGCAATTTCTGAGGCTGCACTTCAAATTTCAGGGATAAAGATGACTCTTGGTGATAAGAATATAATCGGAGTACCTAGTGAAATTGATACACTTAATGATTGTAAAGGAGTGGTCTATTCATGGATTGCAAGAAAACTGCAATTTGAGGATGCCAGTTCTACATTTCGGTTATTGTCTTCCTGCAAAGTTAATAAAGGTTGGTTTTTGACGCATCTAGCGCTCAGTGTGTttgtgagttttttattattctcAAAGAACTatgtttctcatttttttctatgTGGCTCGATACTAGAGTTCCTGAAAATTATTGTGACCGCACTAACCTCTTATATGTTTTTGTCCACACGAGGGCCGAGGGTTGCTTTTTTCCAAGAAATTCTTAATTTGTTGTATCATCTTACATGTTATGCCTACCAACAGATAATGTAAATTGCGTTTAGTTTTTGTTTCAGAAAACGCTTTACTTCAcaaattagctcattttaacTTCAACGTTGCATTTTATCAGTTGAGGATATAATCTTCAGGGTGTTCAGGTTATCGTGCCCCTATAGCGTGCTTGCTACCACCCACCAGGGCAGGGCAGGTACTCAGGTACCGGGTAACTCTGTCCCTCATGGCGTGGACATATGTGGACATATAGAAAGTAATCACCTATTGGGGATCAAATCTTCCATGTTCATACTGATCCTGGTTAAGATGTTGCTTTAGGAGCCTCTAGGACTTATTGAGGGCTCAAGAGTGATCTTTGTCTTAGCAAGATGTGGGATCTTCTTGTGACTTGTTAGAGAATTGCCTTCTCCCGTTCCTATATGAACTGAAATTGTGGCTTGAAAATCACAATGACTGATAAAACAAATATAGATTTTCGTATTAACGGCCAAAATGCGTCAAGGTGAAGATTACTGAATGtctgaatttatttttaattcctATGGCTTGTATTATAGTAAAAGGCTCTTGATACAATCTGATCCTAtaataacttttgaaaaaaaatagtttttcttatgCACTTGGCTTCCAAGTTTAACGGCACGTCTTTAAATTGCTGACATCTGAGATTCAGAAGTTGGGAGTTACCATTAAATTGTGTGAAGTACTGGTGGAAGTGTAGATATCTTCTTCTGCATTGTAAGGCGGCTAATCGGTTATGAAGGGTGGCCTTAAATATGTTTAGGACGCAACCGGTCATGTCGGGTACAGTGAAGGAGGCTTTGCAAAGTTGGACCCTTAAAAGGGGAAAGAAAGCCCGAGAGCATGGAGCGTTGCCCTCTTGGCTGTCATATAGGTCATTTTTGGAGAGAAAGTAATAGGAGGGCTTTTGAATGGATGAAACTTGATTTCATAAAATTGAAGAGTACTGTTTTGTACCTAGTTTACTTTTGGTGTACTGGCGAGGTTCCAATTTGTAGAGCATTGGACCTCTTCTGTTGAGAGCCATATTTTGGCGTaggttctctccttttttttagtGTATGTATACAGGGTTTCCCCCAAATGTTAATAAAACTATTTAccttattaaaagaaaaaaagaattcaGGAGTTTCCCAGTCTTTTTGGAATTGCACTTTGTTTTGGATTTCTATCTTCTATTTTCCACAAGTTGGTCCTATTTTGCTGGACATTTTTCTTTGATGAGAAATCATCGAGGTCCCTCTGCCAACCAGTACTAGTCTACTATTGACTTGGCACACAAGTTAAGAAACATTAAGTAATAgggataattttattatatcaccctttgaatataattaattcaatgcTTTGATCAATTAATACCTAAGGGTAAAATGGGTAGAAAGGGGTACATTATCCCTCGGTTTTCCAAACCGTACAAAAGTATTGCTGGACATCTGTTTTTAGTAATATGGACAAGTGTTGttggacatctatttttagtaatatGGAAAAGTATTGTTGGATAGAGAGAGTAGTTCTTAGAATTAAGCACAAGCAATTTGAAGTACAGAAGTGATTATTTTGTCGCTATCTAGTGGTTCTTGTTCTTATATTACGTCTTTCTCTGGAttgtttttgtcttgagccgggggtctatcggaaaccacCTCTTTACCTCACCTTTGGGGTAGAGGTACGGACAACGTACAGTCTACCCTCCCcaacactctaccctccccagacccactttgtgggaatacactgggtgtgTTGTTGTAAGTAATTACTTGGATTAGAGTTGTACCAGTCCATTTAATATGGTATTATGCTTGAGATTAGATAAAAGAAGTTATCTACTGGTTGGATAGTTTCATGTCTTCCTTATGCCACTTGAGAAGAATAATCAGTTAGCAATATTATCCACGTTTATataagtttggtaacttgggtgTTTTTCTAAAGCTAGTGTACCTGTGTACCATACCTTCTACACAAAAACTATAACAAGCATGTTCCAGACCAGAACTAGTTATGGTCGGCTCAGTCACGTCACACCAGTGGAGTGTTACCTACCTTCTAGCATATATCAGCTGTGATTATGGGCATATTTATAAGCAGTTGTCATCTGGGTTGCAGTGTGTCCCCTGGAATTCCAGCAACCATTAGAAGTGATCAATGCGTGCAGAAATTTAGCCGCTCCAAGTCCGTCATGTTGTATCTCATTAAATGCTTATATTGCTGGGATACAGAAGCAGATGTTGATTACAAATCGACAAGCAATTATATGTGCTGCGGCATTTGGTTTTATGTTACAGAAGGCTGGTGTCATGACAAATATTTATGAGCTTTGTGATGTTGACTTGAAAGACTTCAGTCTCCAGGGTGATGGTTCATTTTTAACTTTGTTTTTCAATGTCCTGTTGATTTCTATTGTTTTTATCTGATGTTTGCTTTCTTTGTGATTGGCATCTGTTTGCAATGGAGCAGGATATGGGCAAGAAGGAGGTAGTGATTCTGTGTCATTTTGTAGTTTTTTCGTTCTCTGATTTGCAGTTAAGAAATATTGGTCTGCTTCTTCCCTTTTTAGCATAAAATATCCAATTGAATAGATTTTCATACATGGGTATTTAGAAAATAAGTTATGGCCCCAGAAACTCTGAGCTGGTTATGCTATCATACATTGATGTGGTTACAACCAGTGCATTGCTTCTAAAGAACTTAGAACTGTTAGATTTAAATTGAGAAATTGCAGTTTTGTTACTGTTGTGGGGCTCCCCTTCTCCATCTGCCATAATATTACAATAAAAATTTTACTCTCCGTCTGTTTGTCATGCCCACTATCGTTATTACCTCTTCCCACAGCACTGCAACGTTTTTTCCCCACACATTGGACTGTAAGTTGAGCTGAGTTTCCTTTTCCGTTTTCTCGTGAAACTGAATCTAAACTATCACACCTTAGCAATGAGAATATGAATGATTGCTCTATTGTATCTACAAGTACCATGATGCTTTAGAATAGGCTCCCCACAATACGTTAGTGGTCATCATAAGCAGGGGCACATCAAAGATTTCTAGATAATGAGTGCACCATTACTGAGAGGTGGATTTAATTTATATTTGACGTGTTCAGCCTTGAACTTGTAACACTTCTGAAATTATATGTTCATTTTCTTTTTGCAATTTTAGTGATTTTTAACATATATACCTATACCCTATGTCAAAGATGTTGGGCTTGACTGTATGATGCATACGTCACTTCTACAGTCCTACTAGTTTTAATATAGACATTTGGTTTAGTTTTATAAAATTTTGCTGTGACTTAGGAGAATAGGGATTTCAATGTGTCAGACGTGGGGACTTCGAAAGGAAATCAAATAAagaatgaaaagagaagaaaggtACTTAATTTGAACATGAGGGGACACGAGACATGCCTACGAGCTTGGAGATTTGAATCCATGAGTTCAATTccagaaaagaaaggaaaagatgACAAGAAAATGTGAGAGACCCTAACTTTACTTGTAGAGCATCACCCAATAATCAAGCTACGGAAATTCGACATTTCATCTCCAAATATTAGTTTGAGACGAGTTCAGAACCTAAATAATGAGGAAAAAATAAGAAGTGACCGAAATAGCAAAGGTATTTAAAGCGATGCATAAATAGATATAGCACACTACATAAATAGTTAACAACCTCATGCCAATCATCATTCCAAAAACAAGTTTTTCTCCCATTGTTGTTCACTTTGATCCTGGAGAAACTTTTCAGCTCATTCCATAGGATTCTTATGGATCTCCATAAATTAACTCCATATGGAGTTGTAACTTCTTTAGTCATCCATCCAACCATCTTCCTCTTCATACTTGGCTTCTATCACTTTCCCCCATAAAGTTTGTTTGTCATTAGCATATTTTCACAACCATTTCATTCGGAGTGCTTTGCTTCCCCAAACCCCCTAGCCTTTTGTCACAGATAAGAAACTTCCACTTGATTGGGGGAAGAAGTTATTATTATAAAGCGAAATAAATTATTCTACTTTATAAAGTGGAATAATTTATTCCGCTTTATACCCATTTTCTCTGTCAATACAGTTTAACGTTTGCCATTTGAAAAAAGTTGATAAAGCAGAACAAAGAACTCCGCTAAGCTTAGTTTGGTTACACTTTAGAAAGGTAACTTATTTGTGTATCTTTTTGGTTTGCATGGCTCatttaagttatggattttatccTATGGGACTCTTTTATACCACCCTCCATATAGTATGGTAATCCTACTAATTTAGAACAAATGGTGGGATAAAATATTTTCGAGCTTAGTTAATACCTCataccaaacatgggataaagtTAATTCCAAACtttatcttgggattattttCCTTATCCGATGTATCAAACAACCCTTAAATACCATAGTTATTTCAGtcactttttagtttttcttcattatttaggTTTTAGGTTCTAGATTCCTTTCGGACTAATATTTGGAGATGAAATATCGAATTTTAGTAGCTTGAATTTCAAATTTCGGCATGCTTTCCTTTCcaaaaattaagttattttttcATTACAAATTTCGGCATGCTTTCCTTtccagaaatcaagttctttttTATTCTCAGTAGGACGACTTAATTTAAGAACGACTCAATTCAAGCTACTGAAAATTTTTCTTCTGATGCTACATTCTGAAAGAAAAGATGTTGATTTGGAACAAAAATTATGGAAGGAAAACCTTTTGAAATCGTGAAGAAATTGTTTTCGGAAATCGTGGAGCAGAAAATCTAGCCAACTTCACCTGATTTTGACAAGAATGATTTTTAGGTAATTAGTTGATTGATACTGTCGCTAGATAATAAGTTTGATAATTTACCTGCAATGACACTACAAGTTGAGTGGCATTCTGTGTAATTCAACATATTGGTAAGAGCATGAAACGTGATGTGTTCCTTAAAATTTTTTGGGTGAAGGACATCAAAGAAAAGTTGATTAATCCTGACAGAAACAGCACCAGTGCCAACTACTCTGATAAAGTTCAGCCTATTCTTTAGTAGGTTGTCACTGATTTTTTACTTGGCAATTTCAATACTCCCTGATTCGCCTTATTAACCAGTCAGCTACTTCCTAGTCAAGAAGTATGTTGAATTTGGGTTAATCCTACTTCAATCTTCCAGCATTTCGTACAGTCTACTCATGAGAAGTGATTATTTGAAAGGTTATCCTCTAGGTTAGGTATAGGTGAAATGTTATGCATACAGCTGCAGTTGTTAGTGAGCAAACTGAAGTTCATCACCGTGTTTGGGCTGAAAACCTAAATTCAACTGCATGTTTCATACTAGTATCAGTATGTTGTCAATGTTGCTTTTCACCAGTTACAGTTGGATGCTAGTATTTAGTGTGGGACACGTTTCAGGTTTTCTTGGGTTAGGTTCTACTGATTAAGTAGTTCAAATTAATTTGCAGGGTGCTTGCTTCGAAGTTATCCGGCAGATCTGGTTTATGACAACATAACAGGTTTCAGCTTTACTTGTGACTTAAATGATAATATTGCTGCTCCATGGCCTTCATCATCGACAATCACATCCTTGTCTCTTTGTGCTCCTGGTAATTTGAGTGGACTTGACATTAATTCGAACACTGTCAAAATGGAGCTACTTTTGACATATAGCTCTACTATATAttgtctttgttttcatttaCTAAATATCTTGATGGATCGCTTAAATTTTCAGAGATGTCTTTGCCGGCACTACCGACATCAGAGACATTGGGAAATTATAGTGAGCATCTTTTATTTCCAACCTTGTTTAGCTTATTCCTGTGATGCCATTGATTTGCTAAGTTCATACTAGTAGGTAGAATTATTTGCTTTCCTGCTTGAGCTAGAATTGCAGTTATCATCAGGGATGGTTGTTCAGTATTTCCAGAGTTTGGTTTTGGTAATTGGTAATTGAAAGTAGATGCAGAAGTTCAGTCTGATACGGTAAATCAAACTTTGGTATGGTAATTCTCGCTACGGTTATTTTGGGAATTTACCTTAACTAGGCTGAATTCTATATATTTGAACTCTTCTTTTGTTTGCTTTTAAGTACATATTGTATAAATATCTTCGATAGCCATTAGAAAACACTTTCATGGTCATCCTCTCTGTTATTTACTTAGTTGTTTTTATGTCTATCAAAGATAATCAAACAAgtcaaaaatatgaatataaaaaacaaaaagtcAACTGCAATTGATAGCCGACACTATGCATATTCcgggaaaaaaaaattatattatgctTTTTCGTTTTGGATAATATCTGTACATGTATCAAAGCTCATGTTGGAGAAGAGCAACAAATATAATTCATATTAGCAGCATAATGCACATTAGTATTACCGTCCACATAATTATATTATCTCTTCAGTAGTTCAGTTCACTACAAAAAGAAAGGAGTGATTTCTGCATATCCACATAAGAGTGCTCCTATTCAGAATAAAAAGGAAGACCATTAATACCTCATCCAGAAAAAAGAATATGAAATGCATACAACAATTTCACAAATTTCCAAGAGCCAACAACTAACCAGTTTAAAGTGGTCTGTAGCAACTAAGTCTAAAATGAATCATTCAAATGTCAAATCATAACATATGTTATGGCTGGCCTTCATCAACATGTAGTCTTAAACAAGAAATTATGTTAATATTAcaatcaaaataatattaaaagtttAAAACAATGTAGTCACCAACTGAAAAGTTCTCTTCATAATAAGACAATGCAGTCACCGTGTGGTCTCCAACTAATTCCATAAGTTCTCTTCAGAATCAATGTCCTTTTCATTTTCTAATGAACTTCAAGCTCTATACTAGACCTAACACCATACCAACAAAAAGGAAATCAACAATATATTCCCAAATAATGCTTCAACCTGCAGAGAGTGGAATCTTTTAATACAATTACAATTCATACAACAGAATCTGAATGATGTTTTAAACTTCGCATAAAGTCAGAAAGTAGTTCAGGCAACTTGCGATTAGAAATCAAGAATGAACGATCTCTTGTTGTGTCTGCCATGTCTAAAGAGAATTTAAGGTGTCATATGATTGAACTGTGCCTCGAATCAATCAAAAAGCCTAGTGATTTGGTTCATCCCGTTTCATTTATTTGGGCGGGTGGCTAAGGAATTTTTTTCTCCCgatataaaaagaaaacatagTCATTTCAAGTTCAAATTGCATAAGGTCACCAAATTTTCTTCAACATTTGTAGAAGGCTCACTTCGATACCAATCTTGAAGACAAGCGAGAGCTTGCACCAATTTCGAGTCAATGAACTCTTATATGAACAAAGAATATGGTCCCCGGTGCTATATGCACATTGCGATGCGACACTAAAGATTGAAACTGCCAACACATCACGAGCCATCTCGGACAGAATCTCGCATTAACTTTCCACTTCAACAAGATATCAAAATCATTACTATCGAGCTCTTCATCACTAAAATACTTTTCCAACTTATACCACCCAACAAAGTGTCTTGTTTTTCCTCTTCATTTATGTTAAGAGCTAGATGTTTTTTGATCATTATGGTTTTTTAAGACTCTTCGAACATAGATTTCATAATAAGTTTATcttctatttttatcctttttcctcTCGATATACATCTTCAAGTGCGCCACCAACATACTCAATGTTGTTATGAGGATCTAAGATAAGAGGCAATAAAAAGCATTTTATTCATGTTTTCAGNNNNNNNNNNNNNNNNNNNNNNNNNNNNNNNNNNNNNNNNNNNNNNNNNNNNNNNNNNNNNNNNNNNNNNNNNNNNNNNNNNNNNNNNNNNNNNNNNNNNNNNNNNNNNNNNNNNNNNNNNNNNNNNNNNNNNNNNNNNNNNNNNNNNNNNNNNNNNNNNNNNNNNNNNNNNNNNNNNNNNNNNNNNNNNNNNNNNNNNNNNNNNNNNNNNNNNNNNNNNNNNNNNNNNNNNNNNNNNNNNNNNNNNNNNNNNNNNNNNNNNNNNNNNNNNNNNNNNNNNNNNNNNNNNNNNNNNNNNNNNNNNNNNNNNNNNNNNNNNNNNNNNNNNNNNNNNNNNNNNNNNNNNNNNNNNNNNNNNNNNNNNNNNNNNNNNNNNNNNNNNNNNNNNNNNNNNNNNNNNNNNNNNNNNNNNNNNNNNNNNNNNNNNNNNNNNNNNNNNNNNNNNNNNNNNNNNNNNNNNNNNNNNNNNNNNNNNNNNNNNNNNNNNNNNNNNNNNNNNNNNNNNNNNNNNNNNNNNNNNNNNNNNNNNNNNNNNNNNNNNNNNNNNNNNNNNNNNNNNNNNNNNNNNNNNNNNNNNNNNNNNNNNNNNNNNNNNNNNNNNNNNNNNNNNNNNNNNNNNNNNNNNNNNNNNNNNNNNNNNNNNNNNNNNNNNNNNNNNNNNNNNNNNNNNNNNNNNNNNNNNNNNNNNNNNNNNNNNNNNNNNNNNNNNNNNNNNNNNNNNNNNNNNNNNNNNNNNNNNNNNNNNNNNNNNNNNNNNNNNNNNNNNNNNNNNNNNNNNNNNNNNNNNNNNNNNNNNNNNNNNNNNNNNNNNNNNNNNNNNNNNNNNNNNNNNNNNNNNNNNNNNNNNNNNNNNNNNNNNNNNNNNNNNNNNNNNNNNNNNNNNNNNNNNNNNNNNNNNNNNNNNNNNNNNNNNNNNNNNNNNNNNNNNNNNNNNNNNNNNNNNNNNNNNNNNNNNNNNNNNNNNNNNNNNNNNNNNNNNNNNNNNNNNNNNNNNNNNNNNNNNNNNNNNNNNNNNNNNNNNNNNNNNNNNNNNNNNNNNNNNNNNNNNNNNNNNNNNNNNNNNNNNNNNNNNNNNNNNNNNNN is a genomic window containing:
- the LOC107847853 gene encoding uncharacterized GPI-anchored protein At1g61900 isoform X2, whose amino-acid sequence is MAYAKAASRLKGSLIHQLLVIALCLASYQNVVALHVPHEPTQTSSTSEQASPPKSGIFEPIEISPAVIPHYPSPEKSLPPMYPSLPKAYDPVLTGRCPVNFSVISSITEKTASDCTQSLSTVVGNVICCPQFNSLLHIFQGFYSNRSDTLVLQSAVADDCFRDIISILASKGANSSISGLCSVKSSNLTGGSCPVKDIGTFEKIVNTSKLLESCSTVDSLKECCRPVCQPAISEAALQISGIKMTLGDKNIIGVPSEIDTLNDCKGVVYSWIARKLQFEDASSTFRLLSSCKVNKGCLLRSYPADLVYDNITGFSFTCDLNDNIAAPWPSSSTITSLSLCAPEMSLPALPTSETLGNYSCPRGGLDLLVPILLFFLSILF
- the LOC107847853 gene encoding uncharacterized GPI-anchored protein At1g61900 isoform X1; amino-acid sequence: MAYAKAASRLKGSLIHQLLVIALCLASYQNVVALHVPHEPTQTSSTSEQASPPKSGIFEPIEISPAVIPHYPSPEKSLPPMYPSLPKAYDPVLTGRCPVNFSVISSITEKTASDCTQSLSTVVGNVICCPQFNSLLHIFQGFYSNRSDTLVLQSAVADDCFRDIISILASKGANSSISGLCSVKSSNLTGGSCPVKDIGTFEKIVNTSKLLESCSTVDSLKECCRPVCQPAISEAALQISGIKMTLGDKNIIGVPSEIDTLNDCKGVVYSWIARKLQFEDASSTFRLLSSCKVNKVCPLEFQQPLEVINACRNLAAPSPSCCISLNAYIAGIQKQMLITNRQAIICAAAFGFMLQKAGVMTNIYELCDVDLKDFSLQGYGQEGGCLLRSYPADLVYDNITGFSFTCDLNDNIAAPWPSSSTITSLSLCAPEMSLPALPTSETLGNYSCPRGGLDLLVPILLFFLSILF